From the Penaeus monodon isolate SGIC_2016 chromosome 3, NSTDA_Pmon_1, whole genome shotgun sequence genome, the window tgtgtttgtgtgtatgtatgtgtgtgtgtgtgtgtgtgtgcgtgtgtatgtgtgtgtgtgtgtatgtgtgtatgcatacatacccatacgcatatctatctatctatctatctatctatctatatatatatatatatatatatatatgtatgtatgcatgtagatagatagatatgtctgtatagacatacacatatacatatatatacatatgtatataaatatataaagatatgtagagGTAtgtatacacttgtgtgtgtgtgtgtgtgtgtgtgtgtgtgagtgtgtgtgtgtgtgtgtgtgtgtgtgagaggagagagagagagagagagagagtgagtgtgtgtgtgtgtgtgtgtgtgtgtgtgtgtgtgtgtgtgtgtgtgtgtgtgtgtgtgagagagagagagagagagagagagagcgagagtgtgtgtgtgtgtgtgtgtgtgtgtgtgattgaatgtttgtgtgtgtgtgtattacacacacacacatcattttatcgttttgttAATTAATAATGTTTCAGACTGCATTAGATATATCACGGAATAAGATTTGTATCGTACTTATGTCTTAATATATGTCAATgaatttatctgatttttttttatttgaatttaaacTGCAGACGTGGAAttgttttcctttgtgtgtgtatgtatgtgtgtgtgtatatatatatatagatagatagatatagatagatagatagatagacagatagatagatagatagatagatatagatatagatatttagtatatatatatatatatatatatatatatatatatatttttttttttttttttttttttttttttttttttttttttttttttttaagggaggattTCGGTACATAACCATGTGATGGATTCTATGACtttttatttagaaatatataaacaaaagtgcCCTAAAGGTCTACAGAAACAGACAATATCGGTTATGTTAAAGAATTAGCCATAAGCGGGAGTAGGGACAGGCTGGTAGGATGGGGAGGGTGCAGGCTGGTAGGATGGGGAGGGAGCAGGTTGGTAAGATCTAGCAGGCTGCTGGGCTGGGTATTGGGCCTCTCCCTGGTAGGATACGTCAGCTAAGAAGCCGGAGTCGCCGTTTACATTGTAAGTGACTGTCTGCAGGCGACCGTCGGGGAGCTGGACGTAGTAGGTACCCTGAGTGTCGTATCCATTTCGGCTTTCttggtgaccgaagtcgttgccggagtaGTCGTCTTTCACGGCGTAATTGAAGTCGTACTGTGCTGGTCCCTGATTGAGAGATGGAGAATAATGATCTTACAGTAATCCAGATGAATATTAAGATACTACCAGATAGAGCAATGATAAATAATTGACTACTCatctatcaaaaatatatttagttaGACTTACTGTAGGAGCAGGTGCAGGCGCGTTGTAAGAAGGAACAGGAGGGTTGTAGGATGGAGCAGGAGGACTGTATGAGGGCACAGAGTCACCAAGAACGCCCACCATGAGGGCAAAAAGGGCGGCGATCTGCAGGTGAACGAAGAGTATGAAAACTATTTCAAGTTAAAAATACGTTCATATTCCATTAGATCAATTGAACACGTCCTTAACTTACCTTTACAGTCATGTTTGCAAGACTTGAGGAAAGGAATGAATGATACTGTCTGTCGGGTGCATGCGGTTTATATATGCAATACTCCGCCCTCATTGCAGGTTGTGACGTCATTTGAGATGAAAATGGAAAGGTCGCATCGGAGCACATTTGAGAACGTAAAACAGTAGcagaaatataagaagaaattGAGAGTTGGTGATACCTGTTTActtcctgttttttctctccttttttctctctccctccctctctctctctatttctctctctctctctctctctctctctctctctctctctctctctctctctctctctatatatatatatatatatatatatatatatatatatatatatatatatatatatatatatatacgcacacatacgtgaatagatagatagaaggatagatataaatatataaaaacatatttgtataaacatatatatattcatatatatgtgtgtgtgtgtgtgtgtgtgtgcgtgtatgtatatatacacaatatatacatatgtatgaaagaCAAAACAATACCAAATTGTAGTAGAAAAATCGACAaagtatatccatatgtatatgtatgtatatgtaaatgatttTGCAAgaacccacataccacacacacacacacacacgtgtgtgtgtgtgtgtgtgtgtgtgtgtgtgtgtgtgtgtgtatatatatatatatatatatatatatatatatatatatatatatatatatatctgtgtgtgtgtttgtgtgtgtgtgtgtgtgtgtgtgtgtgtgtgtgtgtgtgtgtgtacatatgcatgtatatgcatatatatgtataagtataatgcattttaaaatagatatgtataaatagctTTGCACAAATGTgtggaaagaaacacacacacacacacacatacacacacacacacacacacacacacacacacacacacacacacacacacacacacacacacatatatatatatatatatatatatatatatatatatatatatatatatatatatatcaatttaagtataaatttgtgtgtgtgtttgtgtgtgtgtatatatgtgcacacacacacacagacacccacgcaCACGTTCACGCACAtgtccacgcacacgcacacccacacaaaacacacacactcacactcgctcacacatatgtgtgtgtgtgtatatatatatgtatgtatgtgtgtgtgtgtgtgtgtgtgtgtgtgtgtgtatacacatcatatatatagttatataatatatatatatgcatatatacacatacacgtgtatatgtgtatatatacatacatacatattcatatatacttattcatttatttgtctacataagtatatatatatatatatatatatatatatatatagatagatagatagatagatagatagatagatagatagatagatagatagataccaatACCAAATTGTAGTAGAAAAATCGACAaagtatatccatatgtatatgtatgtatatgtaaatgattttgcaagaacccacatacacacacacacacacacacgtgggtgtgtgtgtgtgtgtgtgtgtgtgtgtgtgtgcatataatatatatatatatatatatatatatatatatatatatatatatatatatgtatatatctgtgtgtgtgtttgtgtgtgtgtgtgtgtgtgtgtgtgtgtgtgtgtgtgtgtgtgtgtgtgtgtgtacatatgcatgtatatgcatatatatgtataagtataatgcattttaaaatagatatgtataaatagctTTGCACAAATGTgtggaaagaaacacacacacacacacacatacacacacacacacacacacacacacacacacacacacacacacacacacagacacacacacacacacatatatattatatatatatatatatatatatattatatatatatatatatatatatacatacacacacacacacacacacacacatatatatatatatatatatatatatatatatatatatatatatatatatatatatatatatcaatttgagtataaatctgtgtgtgtgtttgtgtgtgtgtatatatgtgcacacacacacacagacacccacgcaCACGTCCACGCACAtgtccacgcacacgcacacccacacaaaacacacacactcacactcactcacacatatgtgtgtgtgtgtatatatatatgtatgtatgtgtgtgtgtgtgtgtgtgtgtacacataatatatatagttatatataatatatatatatatatatatatatatatatattatatataatatatatatatgcatatatacacatacacgtgtatgtgtatatatacatacatacatattcatatatacttattcatttatttgtctacataaatatatatatattatatgctatataatatatatatattatatatatatatataataaatatatatatgatatatagatattagatatagatatagatatagatatatatacgaataatcatttatatatatatatacatataataaacatatgtatatgtgtatatatatattcatacatatatacatatgcacacacacacacacacacacacacacacacacacacacacacacacacacacacacacacacacacacacacgcagcacacacacacaacacacacacacacacacacaaacacacacacacacacacacacacacacacacacacacacacacacacacacacacacacctgatatatatatatatatatatatatatatatatatatattatatatataaatatatatatatatttatatattatcaactatatatatatatatatatatatatatatatattatatatatatatatacatatatatgatatacatttagatagatatattataccaGAATCTCACAAAAATTACATTCATTTTCCAGGGCTTGTCAAAACCATTAGCATAATATTTTCCTAAATGGAATTTAACCACTAGTAATATAAGCTCTTTTACTAATATATCAGAGTGAATGATAGCAACAGCAGTAAATATGAATACCAAAGTTCATTACCCAAAATgtacacaaaaaaagggggaggcaagGTCAAAAGACCAAGATTGCTAAGAGATGAACCAGCCATCACTCTGTAAGGACAGAATAAATTTAacacaaaaatttatacattCAAGTCATTTAGTAAGGATCTTCAACTTTATCCAAATACCCCAGTAATGTTCCCATTccaattttattcatataatcgTATAAGCTACCAAGTTTATATCactgaaatcaaaagaaaaagccACACTAGATTAAATATTAGGAAATATATGGTACTTGAGACAAATAAGGAATCAATTAGGGAGACTTACACACCATTAAAGTTATTTTGTGATCATAGATAATATAACACTGACTATGCTAAAGCCTCCTAACAAAACTGGAGCAGCTCTGGTAAAATATCCATCCACTATGATCCACTCTCATTGGCAAGAAACTGGTTGCATCTGTCCGACCTAGTTCGTACTCCCTTATCTGGTCAGCATTAAATTActatttgttgatattgttatgataacTGTTATCCCCGCCATCCATTCTTAAATAGAGGTTTGCTCACACTTAtggaaaaatactaaataaaattctAGTAGATTTGTGTATTGAGACTAAgctctgttccttctctctctctttctctttgttctttatttttcattattttttacccccttttatttacttattttgatttactttttattattacttttaccccCTTTATGTTATTACCATGAGTTCGATAAAAGTACACTACAAACCATGTTGATGAAGATGAATATAATactgtattataataatagtttatttACAGGCATACGCATATCTTTTAAAGGATCTGATATAAATTATCAGTTATAAAAACATTAGCCGTAGGCAGGAGTGAGAGCGGGCTCATAGGACGGGGCGGGAGCTGGCTGGTAGGATGGAGAAGGAGCTGGTTGGTAAGATCTAGAAGGTTGCTGGGCTGGGTACTGGGTTTCTCCTTGGTAAGAAACTTCAGCTACGTAACCAGAGTCGCCGTTCACGGTGTAAGTCACCGTCTGCAGACGACCATCGGGAAGCTGGACGTAGTAGGTACCCTGAGTGTCGTATCCGTTTCGGCTTTCTTGATGACCGAAGTCGTTTCCAGAGTAGTCGTCCTTCACAgcatagttgaagtcgtactggGCAGGTCCCTAgtttaggaaagaaaagaaaatgagtaacaaaaaaaaaatccttcaactaaaataataaataaataaataaataaataataacccgCTTCTGTGGTCACCAAACTTCCTTTAACTTTATCCAAGTCATTAACAACTTACCGAAGGAGCGGGCGCAGGGGCGTTGTATGTAGGTGCAGGAGGATTgtaggaaggagtaggaggactGTATCTGGGGCTGGAGTCAGCAAGAGCACCTGCCACTAAGGCAACAAATACAACCAcctgtaaatgaataaaaaaagaataaataaatactttgtTTCTTCTATCCCAACCTGTttaggtatgtaaaaaaaaaataataataataataaataaaaaaaataaaataaaaacatcttgCAGTTACAATATTTCTTTTAAGAAACCCACCTTGACAGACATTGTCTATGtcttggaagaagagagagaatggtatcATACAGAGGTTGCTTGCGGCTTATATACTCGAAGATCAGCCCACAAACCTTTGCGTTGCGTCACTGGCAATGAAGTTCACGTTGCCAGtgaagaattatgataaaaaaggccAATTACGCtgtaacttttcctttttttctcttgtcctcaCATTTCCTTCCTTCCGCTTTTATTTTTCCTGTGCTCTATAATCTCTCTTCCAACTTGCATGTATCAATATTCATCTGCCTCTCTgtaatgacacacacatacatatccacgcgcgcgcggacacacatatctatagattatatatatacatatatacatatatatatatatatatatatatatatgaatgaataattatatatatacatacatacatatatatgtgtatatgtgtgtgtgtttgtgtgtgtgtgtgtggggtgtgtatgtgtgtgtgtgtgtgtgtgtgtgtgtgtgtgtgtgtgtgtgtgtgtgtgtgtgtatttgtgtgtgtatatatatgtgtgtgtgtgtgtgtgtgtgtgtgtgtgtgtgtgtgtgtgtactatatatattgatgtatttacaaatatgtatgtatgtatataatcgtacataatagatatttatatatctatgcatgcatAATTATgtacatgtgagagagagagtgtgggtgggtgtagtGCACTAaagtttgtaaataataaatagaagaaacaTAGGATGGGTAAGAAAAATGTAAACTTgtaaaattaaggaaaattatcCAAATAAGTTTAGGAAAATTCTAGAGCCATGGATgtcaaagaaaagcaaaaataacattGCTAAATGCCAACACTACATAAATCTAACTAGTAaaacaacactgataatgaaGACATAACGATAAAgcaaatataacgataatgaccatgataatattaataataataataacaatattattgttatgcgGCGGTACTATGGAAAATCGGCCCTAGGAGTAGACAATACATTACTTCATCTAACAATACCACTGTCTTGGATGTTAAAATACTCCTACAAACACGTAAATGCTCGTCTTCAAtctccaatatgtatatatgtgtgtgtttgtgtcgtataTGCCACCGTACGAGTCGACCCCTAAAATTCTGATGTGTAATGTAGTTTTAGGAATATATTTGCCGGATAAGACGAacagtagtgtatgtgtgt encodes:
- the LOC119596234 gene encoding pro-resilin-like — its product is MSVKVVVFVALVAGALADSSPRYSPPTPSYNPPAPTYNAPAPAPSGPAQYDFNYAVKDDYSGNDFGHQESRNGYDTQGTYYVQLPDGRLQTVTYTVNGDSGYVAEVSYQGETQYPAQQPSRSYQPAPSPSYQPAPAPSYEPALTPAYG
- the LOC119589338 gene encoding cuticle protein 18.6-like, yielding MTVKIAALFALMVGVLGDSVPSYSPPAPSYNPPVPSYNAPAPAPTGPAQYDFNYAVKDDYSGNDFGHQESRNGYDTQGTYYVQLPDGRLQTVTYNVNGDSGFLADVSYQGEAQYPAQQPARSYQPAPSPSYQPAPSPSYQPVPTPAYG